The sequence GCCAGACCCCTTGGGGGCCGATCAAGGTCATGGGGACCGGATCGGGCACGCCCGGGATCCGGGTGTTGCGCAGCACGACGAACTCACTCCCCAGCGTCCGGCCCAGCCGCTGGGTGAGCTGTGTCTGCGCCTGCATCATCCCGAACCAGCCGAGGCCGAAGCGGAAGGTGCCCTGCAGGCGGTTCTGAATGCCGATCTTGCCGTCCGGATCGCGGAACTCGGATTTGTCGATGACCTTCATGGCTTCCTGGCGAGCCGGGAGGCTAGCGGCCCGGCTGACGCCATGGCAATTATAGGTCAGGACAACGCCCAGACAACCCCGTCCCTCGGGTTCGAGCTGAGCCAGGACGGAGGCGGCCAGGCCAGCGCTGGCCGCCTCCGTCCTGGTTGACTTCGGCCGGGTGGGCCGTTACACTTTCCCCATCAAGGTCCTTATCGGAGGAGGCGATTATGCCGGCGCCAACCCATCGTTTGATCGTCCGCACGGGCCCGAATCCGGGCATGGTCTTTGACCTGACGAAGGAGGTTACCCTGATCGGCCGAGATGTCACGAATGACATCGTGGTGGGCGATCCCGAGCTCTCGCGCCAGCATGCGCGGCTCACCCGCACCCCGGCCGGGTACATCCTAGAGGATCTGGGCTCCACCAATGGCACCTTCGTCAACAGTGAGCGCCTGGTGACCGCCCGCGCCCTGAGCGCCGGCAACTTGCTGGGCTTCGGGGAGAACGTCACCGTCACCTTCGACTCGATGTCTCCGGAGGCCGCCGCCACGGTGATGGCCGCGGCTGCTCGACCGGTTGCACCCTTGCCGCGGGTGCAGGCCCCGGCCACGCCGCCGCCACCGACCCCGGCCGGTATCCCGGCTGACCAGCCGAAGCCATCCGGACGCAGGTCGTGGGTGATGGCCGGGTGTGGCTGTCTGGTGCTGATCGTGACCTGTATCGCCTTCCTGTTCTTCATGGACAGCTTCTTCCCCGATATCCTGTATGCTCCCATGCAGATTTTTGGGTTCTGAGTCAATTTGGCAGAGA comes from Anaerolineales bacterium and encodes:
- a CDS encoding FHA domain-containing protein, whose translation is MPAPTHRLIVRTGPNPGMVFDLTKEVTLIGRDVTNDIVVGDPELSRQHARLTRTPAGYILEDLGSTNGTFVNSERLVTARALSAGNLLGFGENVTVTFDSMSPEAAATVMAAAARPVAPLPRVQAPATPPPPTPAGIPADQPKPSGRRSWVMAGCGCLVLIVTCIAFLFFMDSFFPDILYAPMQIFGF